In the Neodiprion virginianus isolate iyNeoVirg1 chromosome 2, iyNeoVirg1.1, whole genome shotgun sequence genome, ATGCCATATAAACGATGATGATAAGACCAATTATATATGTGACAGTATTGCTATCGAAAAGTGTAAACCAGAGTGCAAAAGATGGGGTCCAGAGACATAACCCCACATCCAGAATCAGAAACTATGGGTTGCCTCAGTCTCTCTGTTGGCAGATTTAAGATATGTGCCAGTTTTTAAGGGCAAAATATTAGCTCTGACTGTACTTCAGTACCTCGTAGTGTacacttacaattaattatgaaaatcgttcaatttttagCCTTTAAGACGATGCTATAATCAGTCTgtaccgaccgagtaaaattTCGCTTAATTTAAATGTTACTAACGCTTATGCATTACAATCGCAAGAAAGCAGCAGAGCCCTTTTACATGCAGTGCCGAATGCTGATATCCaaaaactttgttgtttcatGCAAAAATAAGTCTAGGAAATTAATTGTTTTCATACTTTTGATTGAAGAATTAGATATTTTAGACGGTAtcctaaaatttttaatgtgaGATGAAAATGAGTTCCGAGTTAAAATAAATGTCAATATTCCAAGGATCTCGAATTTTCTAAACACCTTATATGTCCCTGGTACATTTATATcgattataaatataataccaTTTTCAGTTTACTCTAAAATTTCCAGGATATACTACAAAACGTCCATTTTATTAcacggaaaaataaatacagtTTATTTTTACCCTTTTCGCATATACAGGACTGAAAATGTCGGGAAACATATATTGTTTTTGGCAATTCCTGAATTTCTCATGCCTTcaaatgtattttatattcgGAGAGATCAAATGTTTTCCAACAAGtacaaaaaattcgaaaccgTGATAAAATTGATCGTAACTCGTAAAGATTTGACGTACAAGGGCTTGAAAATTAGACTTTCTAAATCATCCAAATTGCAACCAGATCGAGATAATTGAGGCTAAAAAGCTGTCCGCAAGTTAGCGGATCGGTAAAGCGGATACCTGACACTCTCGCAATGAATCAGATTGAAGTTAGTAGCGTTAAagtaacgaaatattgaaactaaaactattgttctgaaaattttacaacgacTTTAAAGGAATTTAATTTCCATAATCAGAATACATTTGgctttttaaaaatagcttAGTAAATTTGAGACGATCCTACAGTTgcgaaataatgatttttcctaaaaattaatcgttacattaacgttactaacttcactGTCTTCGCGGTGAGAAAAGGCCATTCCGCCATGGTTGCCGCAATACACGGAGTCACCTCGTCTCGGTCGACGAGTTGCCGGCTTCACCATATTTTCGCGGTATATGTACAATGTACGTATCATTGTATGTCAATATTGAGATCAAACAACACCGATCGTGACACTGAACTAGTATCcgcaaataaatcataataCATTGTCCGTGCAAAGCCTGTACACGAAGCATTTTGAATGTAATGTAGGCGTATTCGTCTTTAGCAATAAGGAGAAATTGCCCTAGCGAATTACACCAAACTGTAATGATGGTGAAACAAATCTAGAAGAGAAACCGGAAAGGATTtaccctttcagtcacagtgGGATGCTCAGCGTTTCACCTCAACATTTCTATTTCCTAGCCTTATCGCAGTTTATTTAAAACTTCAAATGATCGTTGTTACGTATATATAACACCAAAATCCCCCAGTGACAAGTTTGGAccagaatcatcgaatttttatagtttttattAGATTTTACATCCGTTATATTGGATTTAGAAATGATTGAattctgatttcagattcgtaattagcAACCTGAAAAACCCCCGTGTCACAAAATTCAGGCTGaaatattgagttgaaaaatttgcaactgAAAGGATGAAGCCCTTTtttgcgtttgagatacgtggacttcgatatttggagatacatatatacgacaacgtcgaaatcgaccagggtaCCCCcttaatgaaaaagaaaatttgaaactctgATAGCCAAGTGATACTCACGAAAAGTAACTCTTTTTACGGGATTGGAAGCACGGTTGCGACGAGACCATCGAACTCCTTGATTCTGGATAACCAGAGAATCAAGAATACACGAACCCGTCGGCCCAACAAGCGGGCGACGACGCGGACGCCGGTATCGATAAGTTGAACCGGCGCTGATTTCGTTATTTTCCACCTTCATTTTGCAACGGAATAagcaatatttttgaacaCGTAAACAAAAGTAGCTGAATCGAACGGGTGAAATACGGATTTAACGATTAGAAGATGCGATCGACTCTTTCAACGCTAACTGATTTCGTCTCGAAAGACAACTGGCGATTTCCAACCACGGACAAATTCATGTACTGCTTCTTGCCTGCTGTATTTGCTAAACCGTTGTCCTTTGAATTCGACCGCGATGTTTACTATTTGGACACCAATACACATGCTATAAACCCGACTTCTTGCTGACCACGTGAACAATGTAGCCGAAATGGATGCTCAAACTTGGGGACAATATCTTCGAGAGTCGTCGGAAAGTACGAGACGCTTGAAGACAGACCGTTTTGACTAAATTTCTGATTCGTAATCCAGTATGTGAAATGTACGTAAAATCCAgtacaaaataaatacaatttttatttctggcGTCTATCCGATGAATTAGAATATGCCTCTAATACTAGTTACTCATGGATTGAACAATTAGCTCACGGTTTTGTAGAATGATTTTTGCGCAGTTTGCCTTGTACATTCAATTATTCCTTGCGATGTACTACAGTTGGAAAAACGACGCGCAAAAATCTATTCGAACTGCAGGCATGTAGAGCGCATAATTCGCCCTTGAGTATATTGTAATTGTTGACTTAGAACGGTATAATTCAGATACAGGTTTGGTTCTCTTGTACACTCAGCCCTCTgagcaaaaaataattttttcagcctTGAAATTGAGTACAGAGTGTAGAGGATGCGCCGCATAGAATGAGCAATCGTTAGCAAGATGTGAGATTaaagtttgtaacgttaatGTAGCGAAGTGTGTTTCGtcaaaaatcgttatttcgtaactttatgtaaatattaaaaaattcagtaaatcgTAGTAAAGCAAACTTCTCTCAAACTCCTTGTCCTGTTGCAAAATACAGATTGTTTTTGTGttttattacgattattaCGTTACTAATTTGAACTTcgctaaataaataaaaaaaaaaaagtaaaaaaaaaaaaaaaagattattggaCGTAAAAACTTCGGGGCGGGTATAAGTTTTAGGAAGTGTGCAAATATTTTATGCGATCACCAGGTTGAATTTAGTTCGCGGATAAAGGaataattttggaaagaaaatgtttttcgCTTTGTCGCCGGGATAACGAAAGAATCTCCGACTTTTCCAACTTATTGTAAGCAGCTTAAGTAAGAAAGTTGGTTGGTCAAAATTATatactttttataaattttattaggaGGTAGTCGTATATGTAGTATCGATCAAATTAATATATTCTTAAGCTGGGAAGATCGCTTTGAGAATGAAAACATAGAAAATACTGGAACTGCAAGCAAGAGCttagatatcgatgcttcgtttcaaattgcttcaaaaTTGTTACGAATCTACTAGattcattcgatttcactcgatgatggctcattttatttaaaggactattaaattttctacaaattcactGACACCCTTTTTTATCATcttgaagttagtaacgttattgtaatgaATTAACGTTTCGGACAATCCGATGTTTCATTACAATGTTACTAATTTCAACCTCATACTTTTCATAGatatttaaactttttttcataattccagTATCTATTTtggtattttgaaaaagacgatttcataaatttttaatgtatGTACCGTCTTATAATAAGATTAATAAAATGCATCAAGTTTTTTACCAACTAACTTCCTTAAACCTTgacataagaaaaaaaattgcgaaattcaTATAGCGGAGGACAAGCGAGTGCAAAGCTTTGCTTACATCAATAGAGAATATAGTCGTTGCAGAAACTTCTTTTTCAGCATTTGAACTTTTTTACGGTCcaaaaataagaatatatcGTTTTAACCACTCACACACACCGAGAGAACGTAcaatatctcaaaaatttgCATCCATAGCGTTGACATGTCGACATGTAAGTAGAGAATAACAGAAAATCGGTGAAGCTTTTACGGACATTCaacgtatttgaaaaatcttcataCCCACTGTAACAaaacgataattattttctgtttcattgAGTGGAAACAAATGTGAGCTGAGAATGATACACGCAACTTGATTGGGATACACTTTTGAACAGTACATTATTAACACcttcaaaataattatagttatacattattaacacctcgaaaatatttaaagtTATTCATGAGTTGACGATGCAAGAAAAGAAATGTCAAAGACGTAAATCATGTATGCACAGCTTTAGCAAGCCAGCAGCATCAATTTTGATTCTGTATTTTTTAGTGTCCATTTTTTGAGATATGCATCTAAAATATCCATCAGTCAGGCTTAATTGAAGGCCTAAGTCTGATAatgaacaaatatttattagtgGAATATTTAGCAACCTCTACTTCATCGTTTATCGTACTTTTGGACATCAGCTAAACCAGTTTGATTTAGACGTTAAGATATCATTATTAGAATTTTCGATCAAGCTCGACcgatcgaaaattcaggtgCATCTCAGGACATGAAATCAGTGTTTTTGGTTGCAAaccaagaaataaaaaaaattatgtatattaaatatttcgcCATAGTAGTCTTGAAATGTCAATCACAAAGTTTTTGTTTAAAGTCATTCTGCAACGATACCCTGCTTGAAGTAATAGCAGGGTTTGCGTGACGCAGCATGACAAcattacttttcaaaaaagcGACAGTGTAAATTCGTTCGCAATTAGTCCGTAAACGTTTAGTCTGATAGTTAAAGTTTAAAACTACTGCTTACATGTATATCCTCTCTAGCGGTTGGACAATATTCGAACCACCGATCCTCATTGATATAAAATCTGCGTTGAAATGCTTCAAAAGACACAACTCTGGATAGTATTTTAATAGGGTATTGTTTGAAAAgtattgattaaaaattttctatcttTGTACTAAGAATTGTAAAACAACAGATCCTTAATTTTGCTACACAGGCATCCGACCCGTGGGATTCGGCAAAACTTTTCTGATCCGTTCTTTAACTTTTTATGTGCATGAAGAATAAGGTTTGACAGAAAACTAAATTTATGACCAGGGCTGCAATTCAAGGACAAATTTCCGAGGAACGAATGAAAGCTGAGTAGCTATTCCAGAGCATGGAATATTGAAGGGGGCTAAAGCATCAAAAAATCGTTGTTGTTTGTTCTTTGAAAAGTggcgtttgaatttttgaagaattcgaaaaattacggaTTTGACAGACAGAAACGTGAAACATTGCGCGGTCCgcgaacttgaattttttggaatcTGGGTGCCACGCCAGATGCGTTGATAtggaaaaatgatcaaaagGCCGAATTAGACAAAACAAAATCATAGAGTAACAGCGGATCAAGGAGGATGCTGCATTAGAAACTTCGTATCACAGTGCAGGGAACTTTTAATCGTCATAAGCACGGGTAATCGTTTCGAAAAAGCATCCAAATCTTTGAGAGAGTTTGTCTcccatttcatttttttgaatatcatTGTATGATTTCTCGGAAATGGAGTATCTAgtcgacttgaaatttgtaCAGCATCTTCATTACGTGTGTCATTTTGATTTCCAGTTCAGACGATAAAACTTTAGTTTcttaattattgattaataAAGCTTCAAATTTTAGCGAAAAATCCATGTTTTTACGAAAATGgtcgaattttattcattttactttcttttttgttctcCGAGCATGGTCCAAAAACTATACGTCCTAGGAGCATTCCAGTGAAACTTGATTGAAAATGGTCCAGTAGAACTCAAGATATCGTTTCAAAACGAAGCATATGTAAAAACAATGACCTAACTTATGAGCCCACATCCCATCAATATTATTAACTTTATGTgattgaaaatacttttttttaatactatTCAAACCATTGATAAACATtatgtaaaaagaaatttctttactGGCATTCGCTTGCTCTTAATtaattcttgaaaaatgtGCAGCTATAGTCCCCTTAATGAAATTATGGGTAAATATTGCATTAATCTATTCTTTCATTATTGGAACTCTTTTTGATCAGACTTGATCTACCAAGACTTCAGATACATTGCTTTCTACAATATTGAATACGGCATGACAAAGACCGTGAATGAAGTGGGAGGTATTCGAATACAATAGAATAAAGAATAACTTTCGAAACGTATAATTCTAGACCTCTGGTTAATACAGTGATAGTTTATATTGAACCTAACGCAATGGTGACACGTCATCAAGCtccaaaacaaacaaacaataaaTCATTGGCATCCCACGAGGTCGACGAGGTTAGTGATGTTAACGTAACGACGCTCTGAAAGTAACACCCTATTTTGCAACTTCACAATTTTGAAGGAATTGAATTTGTAAAACGTTAGTAcacttttatttatcataTGATCAATTTCTGATAATCCCAAAGTGGTGAAATAACAATGTTTTCCAAAAATGCATCGGCGCATTAACCTTAAAAGTTTCGATCTCAGTAAATACCGATAAAAGTACATGCTTCAATTTATGCAGCAGATTTGAGAAACGTTATCTAGATAACATATGTGTACATGTGGCATTGTTATGTCCCCTTGTGGTTTACAGTTTGCAAGTCAGTTCACACATTATCCAAATTTCCGCGTCGAGGATATTTAGTGTGCAATAAAAGGTACCGTCAAcgatttaacaaaatacagtAAATAGCACAATTTTGACTATAGAAGCATCACTACTGTTCGCTGTTTCAttgtaaaataagaaaatggtCGGAGATTACGTGTGAAAATCGAGAGGCTAGTGAGCTCGTTCGTGTTTTTAAAAGTTAGCGATAACGTTGAAAACACAAAGACGACGTTGCacaagataattaattaagGGATGCAACGGTCCGAAATCGCGGTGAGGGAAATTCAATGCGGTATCCTGATCCACATCTTCTCGTCTAAGGATccgtgtacgtacgtatgtatacatatattacacgtatatatgaTACATTTCGCAGGATACACCGCAGTAGCAAAAATGCGGTAAATGTCAGAAAACGGTGGCGAAAAGGTTGCAACTTCGATAAACAATTCAATTGTATTTAGTTACATACCTTCGGTCTTCGCGTCTGGCTGCTGCCTATCACTTGACACAGATTCGGTAGACATTCTTCGAGTTCAGCGTACTATGCTTTTCAGTCTCTTTAGGTTTCACACTAAACttagtttgttttttacctccgctgttttttttctttttttgttttttttttttcttatgtccgtttattttttatctcgtaTTTTAATAACTTAAATATTTAAGTGTTACGCGTTACTGTCAACTAATATTACATCTAATATATCTTAGTACTGTTTAATATCACAGACTGGTTCTCGCGAGTTGAGTTTCACTCGagttactttattttttcttcgtaaataACAGTTTGATAATCAGCCGCTTTTCAGTTCATACACACATACGATATCCGATCGTCGTCGCAGCCAACACAGAttcgaaataaagaaaaaggaaatggaaaaaaaaatatgtttacgTGCGTACCGAGAATTTACACATGGAAAGAACAACGTATTGAAAAAAGGTCATGTCGTACATTACGATTGACTATCGATAACTTGTCTCATCCCTAGTATTAAccgttaattaattaacaatgattatttcaatttatcacacaaAATGTACACATACAACTCACTGCTAtgcaaaaatagaaaatggcGTGCGATCACCACCGTTGTTTCTCACAGCCTTCTGTATCACGCGGGCCACGGACCGGACCGTAGGGCACGGAACAAATGAATGGAAATCCTGAGCTTCCGCCTGACTGAAAATCAGGCACAACTCCTATGAATTGATTACTGTCGAATACTCTTCGCGGCAGTCGCGTTAATAAGGCAACGATTTCTTTTATAAACAACAGTTTCGTCCTCAGGGATAAGTTAACTTTCGTGCGCGCAGTCCACAAGTAATATCTAAGTTGATTCACGACATCTTTTTACCACGTTCCTGTCATCTGTAGTATGTTGAGGGAAGTATATTTTACTGAAGAGGGCCAGCCCTATGGAAAGTTGGTGTGCTAAAAAATGTAGCAAGCACGTACCGACATCCACTGGATTGCCGGTTAGCGTACACTCTGCAGTATCGGCATGGTCAACTAATAGATATGCCAGATCCCTTTCTGTCTTTTTGATTAGGTAGAAATATTAGACAGAACTCCTAATTATGGTAGAGGTAACTCCCGAACAGCGTTTTCAACTGACAGCAGTGAGTGCGGTTTCCTCAGTTGTCAACCAATAGCAAAGGTGGAATTCTAGGGAAAATGCACTCGGTGCATATTCAGTGCAACCAGTTGAACGCTATAAGGGTCTGCCCGCGTACATCAAACTATATCATAAATCTATAGAACAGAAAAACTGATTAATCAATCAAGCTTTAAgcataatcatttttttttataacttctAATGTAAGTGAATTCTTTCATTATGTTATTCATATTAAAATAACGgtacaatttgaaataatacaGCTTAGAGTTGTTGAATAGTTcagttttttttgtaaaaaaaaaaaaggtttttatttctattcaatCACGACATACATTAcgaaaacttttaaaaatgCTAGTTATTTGAGAATCTGTAAGGAATGCGAGAATAAAAGTTCCATAATTTTGCTTGAAAAAGTATCAAActgaaaatctaaaatttaggataaaataattttttctatcatgAGTTTATTAAGCTGAAAGCCTGTCCATTGCGGCTGTGAATACTCTTGACTCCCTCATTAacacattaaattttcaaacaaatcgGTCGTTACTCCGGtcagaaaaatgattttctttatacatttcaagaaaaaaaaatgtgtttatgtatatttgtttattttattgttctttCTTAAAAACCAGTTGAGGAGATTGAGGTCTGATACTTTCAAGATCTTAGTATTCTAATAGTACCTACATAAAATAACGATAACATATTCGCAAAAGGCATTTTTACCCAGTTTATTCCCTTGCACTTCATCaatcaaattaattaataatcaaatGTAGTATAAAACATAACACATgtcaatataaaaaaaattttttgagtttataattaaatagATAAATTTTGATCCTATACATCAAATAGCAATCaaattcttcatttatttattgtaaagtttgtttttgtcgtTCTTACGTTGATAAAAAGTCTCGAAGTTTGATACGAGAAAGTTCATACGAACATAgaagtacgaaaaatattcatttttgaactttgtttatcaattcttttacatttgtagtttattattactatttttaataaaagtgatttaaatacaAAACTGAAGTTAATTATCATTTCCAAtgtgtttgagaaaataggtaatttttcttaaagtCCGAAATTTCGTTCTGGTTCTTACATGAGCAAACTTTATccaataaaactatttttttaaattatcagtaacgtggaagaaatcaaaacTTGAAATCAAAAACCCAGATAAAATTCGTGTTGCcggtgtaataaataataaatatagaGCATCTTAGCACTGGCCCTCAGGGATGTAGTCATTTGGGACCAAGATTCGATCACCCAAATGTTTGATCAGATGGTCGATAAATCTGAATACCTATCAATTCATTCAAAGCAGAGaaattttgattgaaattacGGTATCGAATGTGATTAATGAGTCCTCAGAGGAATCGCATGACTTACATGAATGTTTAATGGACTGTTAAAACGGGTGGGcttaattttataacaatttatttaaaaaaataaatgcaatCAGTGACGTAACGTATTGACACATGGTTTTCCTGTTATACATATGTCTTACTAGGTATCACTATGAGTTGACAAGTCATATCCGTTGTTCTAGACTATTTACACCGCAAACAATAACAGATTTGGTTTGATAAACCTTTAAGGCAGCGTAGTTAATTGACAACAATAGCTAATGTTGTTATTATAGTATCCAAGCTTACAATTATTAATTGACAGGATTAGCTAGTTTTAACACACAGACAGACGTACAGCTACTCTATACAGCATTCAGTGCCATTTTGATACCtactcattttaattttaggATATACAGTTAAAGTCAAAAACAGTAGTTTTTGAGAAGTGAAAGTAAAAGTAAGAGGTTATACTATGACATATCATTGACTTAGTTATTTATATACAAAAGCACAGACAATCAGTTTACCCGAAACATTGTCGAGTAacttgataataaaaataatggtaaTTACTTGTACAGATATTAGAAACAACAACGTAATTTTGAGTCACGTATTCATCTTTTCATCCAATGTTGCagttacaaataattttatacacggaatgtcgttattttattttttttcttcaatttgttACAGCTCAGCTGTACATTTCCTTCATTGGAATTATTGAATAGTATCtaaaaatcgaattatttttaaaagacacagtaaacgaaaaaaatgtggACAAGTGACTTCGCGAGTAATAAAGAACCTTGCCTAGCCTTAAAGATTAAGATAATGTATAAGGGTAactaatatttaatatttaaatttagtAATTGGGTTAGCAGGTAATTCGTTGTTTTATCAGTGCAAAAACTCGCTTTTTGGATCCCAACTTGATACACATCTGAAatgtaatcaatttttgttaGATGTGAAATTGATTGTTTCTAGGGTCTACTATATTGTATAATCATACtatcataaataaatttcacttttcttataaaaatagcaaaaaaaatccattGGTATTGTTCTACATCTGATAAGTACATACCAATGACCCTCAGCCTGATCCACAACTGGTGAATTAATAGCATCATCATCAGTGGATTCGGTGTCAAAGGATTTAGTCTTGAACACAACTTTCCCCTTCTTTACAGGCTGTCTTCCTTTTCCCTTTTTAGTTGCCTTTGGTTCCTCTGATTCATGTTCACCATGTTCGGTATTTCCATTTTCTTGCAACGCGTCTGTAACTTCATTTTCTTCAGAGTCTGATTgagattcaaaaatttctccctGAGCATTAGCTAAATTTTCGGCTTTATCTGCTTGCTCAATCTCTGCTTCTTCCGGTTCTTCTGTTACCTTACTAGCTGCAGCCTTTTTTGCACGGCTGCCTCTGCTTGCTGCCTTCGCACTTATAGCGACATCCGCCAACTTTTTCTGTCCTCTACGTGTTTGTACcacttcttcttcgtcttcttcttcttcttcttcttcttttgacTGATCAACTTTAACTGCATTTTTTCCTCGAGCTTTGACAACTTTTGGTTCGCCCTCAATAACTGCCTCCTCTTTTTCTGCAAATTTCTCAGCTGTGCGCCCTTTAGGCTTGACTTCCTTTGATTTCATTGCCTCAGTTTTTTTTGCACCGCCCTTATTTTTAGATGCCACCTTCTTATCATTATCAGCAGATTCTGCTTTAGCTGGTCGTTGATCCTTGACATTTTTCTTAGATCTTCCTTTGGAATGAGGTTTTACtgacaaagaaaattttaacataAATAATTACTTCGTACTTGATTTGTACATTCAGGTAAATgtcttttttattaaaaaaatcaattactACTCTCTCTAGTAAATTCAATGGAATAAAGTCTAATATATGTGATGATTAGTGcgagtgaaattttataagctgacaatattttactttaattGATAATGAAAAGTGTGTATTCAAGGCACATTGAGTATAACATTATAAATGAAACTCTTATGCCAGATTACAGGATAATTCATTTAAAGAGAACTTATTTTTCCATATTGACAAAATATTTAGTCATCTTGGAAACACGAGGAAACAGGTGGAAAGTATCATttgattcgatatttttttcaaaacattcaGAAGATGCCGTAGTCGGCTTTACCAACCATGTTAAACGTCACTTATTTTGACCATTACCAAAACCTATGGATTACCAACATAAAAATACCACCGTCAGAGCAATTTTAGATGCAATATTGAAtatgaatttcgaaaaataagtTGTGTTTTACACATCAAAAATGGTAAGAAGTATATACCTACAATTAAATTATCACTTATTGCGGGAATACATTTTGTGGTGTTATTGCCGCCTGAAACAAGAGTCtttggatatttttatttggcaCTAAATGTAGAATTGTGCTGACTGCTGCATTTGGACATCGGTGATGCATAGACTTAGGTAGTAGTGAAAatgagtgaaattttactcagTTGGTAAAAACTGACTATAACATGCTCAATCTGTTATTAGACCGGTTAAACAGCAAGGTGTACCTACATTTGCTGTGGATTTgtcaaaataatgattttatacgAGTGAGGTAGCATTGTGAAAAGAATGTTAgcaagctgaaaaaaaatgtgttcgTTTATCGCAGGGTTGGCATGTTGCTATCATATTGCCCACAGTATATTAGGTTAACGACtttatataataaacaaaaacacatCTTGCtagaaatttataatcaatGTTTGATCCTGGACTACCCAGGGAAAAGCCGCTTGCAACAATATGTAAATAATACGTTACACATCGCCTCCACGTTATGGTGTAATTCTATTGAACagtatgaaaatttacatttgAGCAAATGATATTGCGTGTAAAAGAAATTTGGATAATATTAACGAGTCACGTGATAGCAGCATCTTCCATATTTTAATAGAGGTATTCTATGTGGTGACGGCTGTGTTACACGCGACAAAGTTtgggaacaaaaaaaaaatgaccggAAATACGGGTATTGACAATTgcgtaatttataa is a window encoding:
- the LOC124298653 gene encoding ABC transporter F family member 4-like; the protein is MAPRKNAKRVEDEPLETAARGGDVSPTKKKKTAVQKSVITDEPREVRLPRAAKNKKPESVEEVPAPVKKPVKPKAAKKANDVEEDLNENRVKAMTKKTQNDMEEPNVKPHSKGRSKKNVKDQRPAKAESADNDKKVASKNKGGAKKTEAMKSKEVKPKGRTAEKFAEKEEAVIEGEPKVVKARGKNAVKVDQSKEEEEEEEDEEEVVQTRRGQKKLADVAISAKAASRGSRAKKAAASKVTEEPEEAEIEQADKAENLANAQGEIFESQSDSEENEVTDALQENGNTEHGEHESEEPKATKKGKGRQPVKKGKVVFKTKSFDTESTDDDAINSPVVDQAEGH